From Daucus carota subsp. sativus chromosome 6, DH1 v3.0, whole genome shotgun sequence, the proteins below share one genomic window:
- the LOC108227636 gene encoding probable serine/threonine-protein kinase At1g54610 isoform X3 yields MGGLCGKPSSPEGERRESPKSRQGALVLSRGNSGKRVESFRAKDKRENGDARVGYIDKRTNNSRRVRDEQSEKKKTQLVDSIPASISSAAQAELIAAGWPSWLVAAAAESIKGWIPRRADTFEKLEKIGQGTYSSVYKARDVLNKKFVALKRVRFDNLDRESVKFMAREILILRRLDHPNIIKLEGLVTSRTSSSLYLVFEYMEHDLTGLASLPGVKFTEPQVKCYMQQLLSGLDHCHSHGVLHRDIKGSNLLIDDNGILKIADFGLASFFEHRQSAPLTSHVVTLWYRPPELLLGATYYGVAIDLWSSGCILGELYAGKPIMPGRTEVEQLHKIFKLCGSPSEDYWKKSKLHKSTVFKPKQPYRRRLAETFKDFPDAAVGLIETLLAVDPAQRGTAASALKSEFFIVEPHACDPATLPKYPPSKEIDAKLRGEEARRQGVGIKDDKVERDTSRPRDSRAVPAPDANAELATSLQKRGRSNPKTRSEQFNRQKDEAASGFPIGPPRATQASKEGRKEQIEQPPNRASYSGPLVPGVGWTKAAKKNEAMPVVLPRTNLSSLSGLVASRTLTSEDSRDKFCPPHQAAADQARRVSETFDEWGSARKQDIKHQTQGTTGSRQMGNLLGSTKESILGKGNKIHFSGPLLVPSNNVDQMLKDHDRQIQEAARRARIEKARVGIIEPQVTPNPMYVGNRGAR; encoded by the exons ATGGGGGGTTTATGTGGTAAGCCTTCTTCGCCTGAGGGAGAAAGGCGTGAGAGTCCGAAATCGAGACAGGGAGCTTTGGTGCTGTCTCGGGGAAATTCTGGGAAGAGGGTTGAGAGTTTTAGAGCGAAAGATAAGAGGGAAAATGGTGATGCTAGAGTTGGTTATATTGATAAGAGAACCAATAATTCAAGAAGGGTACGTGATGAGCAATCGGAGAAGAAAAAGACTCAACTTGTCGATTCAATTCCAGCAAGTATTTCCAGTGCTGCTCAAGCGGAACTTATTGCAGCAGGCTGGCCTTCTTGGCTTGTTGCAGCTGCTGCTGAATCGATAAAGGGATGGATTCCACGACGGGCCGATACTTTTGAGAAACTTGAGAAG ATTGGCCAAGGTACATATAGTAGTGTATACAAGGCTCGTGACGTACTAAATAAGAAATTCGTTGCTCTTAAAAGAGTGCGGTTTGATAATTTAGATCGCGAGAGTGTCAAGTTTATGGCCAGGGAAATCCTTATTTTACGGAGGCTGGATCatccaaatattataaaattagagGGATTGGTCACTTCCCGGACATCTTCCAGTTTGTACCTTGTTTTTGAGTACATGGAACATGATCTTACTGGACTTGCATCCCTTCCTGGTGTAAAATTCACAGAACCACAG GTTAAATGCTACATGCAGCAACTATTGAGCGGGCTTGATCATTGTCATAGTCATGGTGTTCTTCACCGTGACATAAAGGGTTCAAATCTTTTGATTGATGATAATGGCATTCTTAAAATTGCTGACTTTGGCTTGGCAAGCTTTTTCGAGCACCGTCAGAGTGCACCATTAACAAGTCATGTTGTGACTCTTTGGTATCGACCACCAGAACTATTGCTTGGAGCCACCTATTACGGAGTTGCAATTGATCTTTGGAGTAGCGGTTGCATTCTTGGTGAACTGTATGCCGGGAAGCCTATCATGCCTGGAAGAACAGAG GTTGAGCAAttgcataaaatatttaaactttGTGGCTCACCATCTGAGGATTATTGGAAAAAATCCAAGCTTCACAAATCTACAGTATTCAAGCCTAAGCAGCCCTATAGAAGACGTCTAGCGGAAACATTCAAAGACTTTCCTGATGCTGCTGTGGGTCTTATAGAGACCTTACTTGCAGTTGATCCTGCTCAAAGAGGGACTGCAGCTTCTGCACTAAAGAGCGAG TTCTTTATTGTGGAACCACATGCCTGTGATCCTGCAACTTTGCCTAAATACCCTCCCAGTAAAGAGATTGATGCAAAACTGCGCGGTGAAGAGGCGCGAAG GCAAGGAGTGGGTATCAAGGACGATAAAGTTGAAAGGGACACGAGTAGACCAAGAGATTCTCGGGCTGTACCTGCCCCCGATGCTAATGCTGAGTTAGCGACATCATTGCAG AAACGAGGACGGTCGAATCCTAAGACCCGAAGTGAGCAATTTAACCGTCAGAAGGACGAAGCTGCTTCTGGTTTTCCAATTGGTCCACCTAGAGCAACTCAAGCTTCGAAAGAAGGTAGAAAAGAGCAAATTGAACAACCTCCGAACAGAGCTTCATATTCAGGGCCATTAGTTCCAGGTGTTGGATGGACAAAGGCTGCAAAGAAAAACGAAGCCATGCCTGTTGTTTTACCCAGGACAAATTTATCCTCGCTCTCTGGTTTAGTAGCATCAAGGACTCTGACGAGTGAAGATTCTCGAGATAAATTCTGCCCCCCACATCAAGCAGCAGCAGATCAAGCACGCAGGGTTTCAGAAACATTTGACGAATGGGGGAGTGCCAGGAAGCAGGATATAAAGCATCAAACTCAGGGAACTACTGGTTCTCGTCAGATGGGAAATTTATTAGGCAGTACGAAAGAATCAATACTG GGAAAGGGAAATAAGATCCATTTCTCCGGTCCCTTGCTTGTTCCGTCAAACAATGTTGATCAAATGCTTAAAGATCATGACCGCCAGATCCAGGAAGCAGCTCGACGAGCACGGATTGAGAAGGCAAGAGTGGGTATTATTGAACCTCAAGTGACACCTAATCCGATGTATGTTGGCAATCGTGGAGCTAGGTGA
- the LOC108227636 gene encoding probable serine/threonine-protein kinase At1g54610 isoform X1: MGGLCGKPSSPEGERRESPKSRQGALVLSRGNSGKRVESFRAKDKRENGDARVGYIDKRTNNSRRVRDEQSEKKKTQLVDSIPASISSAAQAELIAAGWPSWLVAAAAESIKGWIPRRADTFEKLEKIGQGTYSSVYKARDVLNKKFVALKRVRFDNLDRESVKFMAREILILRRLDHPNIIKLEGLVTSRTSSSLYLVFEYMEHDLTGLASLPGVKFTEPQVKCYMQQLLSGLDHCHSHGVLHRDIKGSNLLIDDNGILKIADFGLASFFEHRQSAPLTSHVVTLWYRPPELLLGATYYGVAIDLWSSGCILGELYAGKPIMPGRTEVEQLHKIFKLCGSPSEDYWKKSKLHKSTVFKPKQPYRRRLAETFKDFPDAAVGLIETLLAVDPAQRGTAASALKSEFFIVEPHACDPATLPKYPPSKEIDAKLRGEEARRQGVGIKDDKVERDTSRPRDSRAVPAPDANAELATSLQKRGRSNPKTRSEQFNRQKDEAASGFPIGPPRATQASKEGRKEQIEQPPNRASYSGPLVPGVGWTKAAKKNEAMPVVLPRTNLSSLSGLVASRTLTSEDSRDKFCPPHQAAADQARRVSETFDEWGSARKQDIKHQTQGTTGSRQMGNLLGSTKESILNGQGFQGKGNKIHFSGPLLVPSNNVDQMLKDHDRQIQEAARRARIEKARVGIIEPQVTPNPMYVGNRGAR; this comes from the exons ATGGGGGGTTTATGTGGTAAGCCTTCTTCGCCTGAGGGAGAAAGGCGTGAGAGTCCGAAATCGAGACAGGGAGCTTTGGTGCTGTCTCGGGGAAATTCTGGGAAGAGGGTTGAGAGTTTTAGAGCGAAAGATAAGAGGGAAAATGGTGATGCTAGAGTTGGTTATATTGATAAGAGAACCAATAATTCAAGAAGGGTACGTGATGAGCAATCGGAGAAGAAAAAGACTCAACTTGTCGATTCAATTCCAGCAAGTATTTCCAGTGCTGCTCAAGCGGAACTTATTGCAGCAGGCTGGCCTTCTTGGCTTGTTGCAGCTGCTGCTGAATCGATAAAGGGATGGATTCCACGACGGGCCGATACTTTTGAGAAACTTGAGAAG ATTGGCCAAGGTACATATAGTAGTGTATACAAGGCTCGTGACGTACTAAATAAGAAATTCGTTGCTCTTAAAAGAGTGCGGTTTGATAATTTAGATCGCGAGAGTGTCAAGTTTATGGCCAGGGAAATCCTTATTTTACGGAGGCTGGATCatccaaatattataaaattagagGGATTGGTCACTTCCCGGACATCTTCCAGTTTGTACCTTGTTTTTGAGTACATGGAACATGATCTTACTGGACTTGCATCCCTTCCTGGTGTAAAATTCACAGAACCACAG GTTAAATGCTACATGCAGCAACTATTGAGCGGGCTTGATCATTGTCATAGTCATGGTGTTCTTCACCGTGACATAAAGGGTTCAAATCTTTTGATTGATGATAATGGCATTCTTAAAATTGCTGACTTTGGCTTGGCAAGCTTTTTCGAGCACCGTCAGAGTGCACCATTAACAAGTCATGTTGTGACTCTTTGGTATCGACCACCAGAACTATTGCTTGGAGCCACCTATTACGGAGTTGCAATTGATCTTTGGAGTAGCGGTTGCATTCTTGGTGAACTGTATGCCGGGAAGCCTATCATGCCTGGAAGAACAGAG GTTGAGCAAttgcataaaatatttaaactttGTGGCTCACCATCTGAGGATTATTGGAAAAAATCCAAGCTTCACAAATCTACAGTATTCAAGCCTAAGCAGCCCTATAGAAGACGTCTAGCGGAAACATTCAAAGACTTTCCTGATGCTGCTGTGGGTCTTATAGAGACCTTACTTGCAGTTGATCCTGCTCAAAGAGGGACTGCAGCTTCTGCACTAAAGAGCGAG TTCTTTATTGTGGAACCACATGCCTGTGATCCTGCAACTTTGCCTAAATACCCTCCCAGTAAAGAGATTGATGCAAAACTGCGCGGTGAAGAGGCGCGAAG GCAAGGAGTGGGTATCAAGGACGATAAAGTTGAAAGGGACACGAGTAGACCAAGAGATTCTCGGGCTGTACCTGCCCCCGATGCTAATGCTGAGTTAGCGACATCATTGCAG AAACGAGGACGGTCGAATCCTAAGACCCGAAGTGAGCAATTTAACCGTCAGAAGGACGAAGCTGCTTCTGGTTTTCCAATTGGTCCACCTAGAGCAACTCAAGCTTCGAAAGAAGGTAGAAAAGAGCAAATTGAACAACCTCCGAACAGAGCTTCATATTCAGGGCCATTAGTTCCAGGTGTTGGATGGACAAAGGCTGCAAAGAAAAACGAAGCCATGCCTGTTGTTTTACCCAGGACAAATTTATCCTCGCTCTCTGGTTTAGTAGCATCAAGGACTCTGACGAGTGAAGATTCTCGAGATAAATTCTGCCCCCCACATCAAGCAGCAGCAGATCAAGCACGCAGGGTTTCAGAAACATTTGACGAATGGGGGAGTGCCAGGAAGCAGGATATAAAGCATCAAACTCAGGGAACTACTGGTTCTCGTCAGATGGGAAATTTATTAGGCAGTACGAAAGAATCAATACTG AACGGTCAGGGTTTTCAGGGAAAGGGAAATAAGATCCATTTCTCCGGTCCCTTGCTTGTTCCGTCAAACAATGTTGATCAAATGCTTAAAGATCATGACCGCCAGATCCAGGAAGCAGCTCGACGAGCACGGATTGAGAAGGCAAGAGTGGGTATTATTGAACCTCAAGTGACACCTAATCCGATGTATGTTGGCAATCGTGGAGCTAGGTGA
- the LOC108227636 gene encoding probable serine/threonine-protein kinase At1g54610 isoform X2: MGGLCGKPSSPEGERRESPKSRQGALVLSRGNSGKRVESFRAKDKRENGDARVGYIDKRTNNSRRVRDEQSEKKKTQLVDSIPASISSAAQAELIAAGWPSWLVAAAAESIKGWIPRRADTFEKLEKIGQGTYSSVYKARDVLNKKFVALKRVRFDNLDRESVKFMAREILILRRLDHPNIIKLEGLVTSRTSSSLYLVFEYMEHDLTGLASLPGVKFTEPQVKCYMQQLLSGLDHCHSHGVLHRDIKGSNLLIDDNGILKIADFGLASFFEHRQSAPLTSHVVTLWYRPPELLLGATYYGVAIDLWSSGCILGELYAGKPIMPGRTEVEQLHKIFKLCGSPSEDYWKKSKLHKSTVFKPKQPYRRRLAETFKDFPDAAVGLIETLLAVDPAQRGTAASALKSEFFIVEPHACDPATLPKYPPSKEIDAKLRGEEARRQGVGIKDDKVERDTSRPRDSRAVPAPDANAELATSLQKRGRSNPKTRSEQFNRQKDEAASGFPIGPPRATQASKEGRKEQIEQPPNRASYSGPLVPGVGWTKAAKKNEAMPVVLPRTNLSSLSGLVASRTLTSEDSRDKFCPPHQAAADQARRVSETFDEWGSARKQDIKHQTQGTTGSRQMGNLLGSTKESILGFQGKGNKIHFSGPLLVPSNNVDQMLKDHDRQIQEAARRARIEKARVGIIEPQVTPNPMYVGNRGAR, translated from the exons ATGGGGGGTTTATGTGGTAAGCCTTCTTCGCCTGAGGGAGAAAGGCGTGAGAGTCCGAAATCGAGACAGGGAGCTTTGGTGCTGTCTCGGGGAAATTCTGGGAAGAGGGTTGAGAGTTTTAGAGCGAAAGATAAGAGGGAAAATGGTGATGCTAGAGTTGGTTATATTGATAAGAGAACCAATAATTCAAGAAGGGTACGTGATGAGCAATCGGAGAAGAAAAAGACTCAACTTGTCGATTCAATTCCAGCAAGTATTTCCAGTGCTGCTCAAGCGGAACTTATTGCAGCAGGCTGGCCTTCTTGGCTTGTTGCAGCTGCTGCTGAATCGATAAAGGGATGGATTCCACGACGGGCCGATACTTTTGAGAAACTTGAGAAG ATTGGCCAAGGTACATATAGTAGTGTATACAAGGCTCGTGACGTACTAAATAAGAAATTCGTTGCTCTTAAAAGAGTGCGGTTTGATAATTTAGATCGCGAGAGTGTCAAGTTTATGGCCAGGGAAATCCTTATTTTACGGAGGCTGGATCatccaaatattataaaattagagGGATTGGTCACTTCCCGGACATCTTCCAGTTTGTACCTTGTTTTTGAGTACATGGAACATGATCTTACTGGACTTGCATCCCTTCCTGGTGTAAAATTCACAGAACCACAG GTTAAATGCTACATGCAGCAACTATTGAGCGGGCTTGATCATTGTCATAGTCATGGTGTTCTTCACCGTGACATAAAGGGTTCAAATCTTTTGATTGATGATAATGGCATTCTTAAAATTGCTGACTTTGGCTTGGCAAGCTTTTTCGAGCACCGTCAGAGTGCACCATTAACAAGTCATGTTGTGACTCTTTGGTATCGACCACCAGAACTATTGCTTGGAGCCACCTATTACGGAGTTGCAATTGATCTTTGGAGTAGCGGTTGCATTCTTGGTGAACTGTATGCCGGGAAGCCTATCATGCCTGGAAGAACAGAG GTTGAGCAAttgcataaaatatttaaactttGTGGCTCACCATCTGAGGATTATTGGAAAAAATCCAAGCTTCACAAATCTACAGTATTCAAGCCTAAGCAGCCCTATAGAAGACGTCTAGCGGAAACATTCAAAGACTTTCCTGATGCTGCTGTGGGTCTTATAGAGACCTTACTTGCAGTTGATCCTGCTCAAAGAGGGACTGCAGCTTCTGCACTAAAGAGCGAG TTCTTTATTGTGGAACCACATGCCTGTGATCCTGCAACTTTGCCTAAATACCCTCCCAGTAAAGAGATTGATGCAAAACTGCGCGGTGAAGAGGCGCGAAG GCAAGGAGTGGGTATCAAGGACGATAAAGTTGAAAGGGACACGAGTAGACCAAGAGATTCTCGGGCTGTACCTGCCCCCGATGCTAATGCTGAGTTAGCGACATCATTGCAG AAACGAGGACGGTCGAATCCTAAGACCCGAAGTGAGCAATTTAACCGTCAGAAGGACGAAGCTGCTTCTGGTTTTCCAATTGGTCCACCTAGAGCAACTCAAGCTTCGAAAGAAGGTAGAAAAGAGCAAATTGAACAACCTCCGAACAGAGCTTCATATTCAGGGCCATTAGTTCCAGGTGTTGGATGGACAAAGGCTGCAAAGAAAAACGAAGCCATGCCTGTTGTTTTACCCAGGACAAATTTATCCTCGCTCTCTGGTTTAGTAGCATCAAGGACTCTGACGAGTGAAGATTCTCGAGATAAATTCTGCCCCCCACATCAAGCAGCAGCAGATCAAGCACGCAGGGTTTCAGAAACATTTGACGAATGGGGGAGTGCCAGGAAGCAGGATATAAAGCATCAAACTCAGGGAACTACTGGTTCTCGTCAGATGGGAAATTTATTAGGCAGTACGAAAGAATCAATACTG GGTTTTCAGGGAAAGGGAAATAAGATCCATTTCTCCGGTCCCTTGCTTGTTCCGTCAAACAATGTTGATCAAATGCTTAAAGATCATGACCGCCAGATCCAGGAAGCAGCTCGACGAGCACGGATTGAGAAGGCAAGAGTGGGTATTATTGAACCTCAAGTGACACCTAATCCGATGTATGTTGGCAATCGTGGAGCTAGGTGA
- the LOC108225274 gene encoding uncharacterized protein LOC108225274 yields MSREFPRSLADCQESDRTLKNYSGDPASPSVMIFGFLEEGLESSNSSYFSSGNSDSSGDYVAEEMDDDDDDVDSCSAEKNKVFWESQDQLLQATLRRSSSAESKIRKTTKETIRDIKLGGTTCVCRKPLADCRNCLQKEISLRLQTAKYNCAICKSKWMSTKEIPSGDHTYLEVVDNSSINKGEIRVVIELNFRAEFEIARAGEDYCQLTNRLPEVYVGKTERLRAVVKILCSASKKCMKERKMHIAPWRKQKYMQAKWVGVREVSATTAVLPSGGRFVEWSRPRQRRASMLSFDLLETSPALHCQAIKVL; encoded by the exons ATGTCTAGAGAGTTTCCTAGAAGTCTGGCTGATTGCCAAGAGTCTGATCgcactttaaaaaattattcaggTGATCCAGCAAGTCCTAGTGTCATgatatttggatttttggaaGAGGGTTTAGAATCGTCAAACAGCTCGTATTTTTCTTCTGGCAATAGTGATAGCTCTGGAGATTATGTTGCTgaggaaatggatgatgatgatgatgatgtagaTTCTTGCAGTGCTGAGAAGAATAAGGTGTTTTGGGAATCACAAGACCAACTTCTACAG GCAACTTTGCGAAGGAGCAGCTCTGCAGAGTCAAAGATAAGAAAAACAACCAAAGAGACTATAAGGGACATAAAATTGGGAGGTACTACTTGTGTTTGTCGGAAACCGTTGGCAGATTGCAGAAATTGCCTGCAAAAAGAAATATCTCTCCGCCTTCAAACTGCAAAgtacaattgtgccatatgcaAGTCGAAGTGGATGAGTACAAAAGAAATCCCATCAG GGGATCATACATATTTAGAAGTGGTAGACAACTCAAGTATCAACAAAGGAGAAATCAGAGTGGTTATTGAGTTAAATTTCCGAGCTGAATTTGAGATAGCCAGAGCTGGAGAAGATTACTGCCAACTGACCAACCGACTACCTGAGGTGTATGTTGGAAAAACTGAAAGGCTGAGAGCTGTGGTGAAGATTTTATGTTCTGCTTCCAAAAAGTGCATGAAAGAAAGGAAAATGCATATTGCTCCATGGAGGAAGCAGAAGTACATGCAAGCTAAGTGGGTTGGTGTCCGGGAGGTGAGTGCTACCACAGCAGTCCTGCCATCAGGGGGACGCTTTGTGGAATGGTCGCGGCCAAGACAGAGGAGGGCCTCAATGCTTTCCTTTGATTTGCTTGAGACTTCGCCTGCTTTGCATTGCCAAGCTATAAAAGTTTTGTAA